aaaggggagttgggtggtagcgcatcgggttaagcacatgtggcatgaagcgcaaggaccagcataaggactccggttcgagcccctggctttccacctgcaggggagttgcatcacaggcggtgaagcaggtctgcaggtgtctttctctccccctctctgttttcccctcctctctccatttctctctgtcctatacaacaacaatgacatcatcaacaacaacaatagtaacaacaacaacaacaaaacaagggcaacaaaaggaaaaataaataataaaaatttttttaaaaaagatggagaaagaaccagagagatagatacctggggAGAGCATGCTCTGCCATACACTCagctcaggtttgaaccctagACCACATGCGAGGTGCTATGGCACTGTAGGAACCTCTGGTGCCAtaatgtgtgtctgtctctgtctctgtctctctctctctctccctgtttctctgtatatatctgaatgaaaaagcactcCTGGAGTCGTGAAAGTATTCATGAATGTGTCCCCACATtcctcctggggtgggggtaagaTGGAGAGGGAGCTTATTAGCTAATActtattgattaattaatttacaaCAACAGACACCATGCTTATGCTTAAGTAGATATAATTTTTCACAAAGATGCTCcatgaaaaaaaatgcaaccTTAATGTGTTAAGGttaatattttttactattttttattttcattttctcttctttaactATTTAAAGTATTGTAGGTGAAAGCTGTAATTTTCTTCAATTATATTTTCCAGAGCTAAAAAAAATATACTCCTCAAATGTTTTTAATTCTGGTTATTCACTGAAATACTATCATCAAGTTGTTACTCTAGCACTAACCACTTACCTCAAATGGTGCAAAGCAATGATGCCTTTGTCTGTGACATTCCCACAGGAAATAATTTCCATTTCCAACATGCTTTTTTGTAAATTTTCAAATTGACTAAGTCTCTTCAAACAGTCATCCTCAATGTAATTACATTTGCAGAACCTTATTTTTTCAACATGCTTTAGGCCTTCTGGGGAGAAAAGGTACATTTTGAGAATCTGCCAAATCATTAAGATGTCCAGTTGCCTTAGTTTGCCTGGGATTGTCCAGGCTTTAGGGGGGAAAATGTCATCATCTTTTAAGGAACCTCTCAGTTCCAGAAAAACTGGAACAATAAATCACCTTCTTTGTCTTATATAGTATTCACTTTCCAGCTTATGCTGTCAGGGTCATTCTGTTGTCAGATGTCCATGCACTGGAGGAAGGAAATGCCCACACAAACAGAAGCTATGAAATGATTCCTATGTTACTGAGGGTTTCTTAGTTACACATATTTGACAAAGCCTGTTTGACGGGGGCCGACTGGTGGCATATTGGGTTAAAGCACatataatatgaagtgcaagacccacacaaggatccaggtttgagcctctggctccccatctgcaggggagttgctttacaagcagtaaaacaggtctgcaggtgtctatctttctctcttcctctctactccccccccccactcaatttctctctgtcctatctaataaaaaattccaGTCATTTTAGATTAGCAGTAGATTAGTAATGCTAGCACCAAGTccctgtgataaccctagaggaaaaaaaaaaatcctgttagaCAAACAAGACCTTGAATTTTAAGTCTTAACCACAAAGCAGAGACATGAAGAGACAAGctcagggagggaaggaaggagaagaaggttaTTTGCAACCTCTATCTAAACTGACTTTGAGTGagaggtgaaggagagagagagaggtagagagaaagagaaaaatcatagTTTCACTGTGCAACATGTAATGTCAGGCTTGAGGGTCTAATGCTGGGAATACTGCGCTATCTCCCAGGTCACTAGCCTCTATCGAAAACTAAATATCAGAGGCCAGGTGTAGAACCTTATTTTTTCAACTCTACATCTagtagagtacatatgttaccatttgcaaggattATTTAAATTCAACAGTGTAAAAAGTTATATATCCAATGGTCACAATATACAgaaatagggactgggtggtaacagacctagttgagtgcacacattatagtgagcaaggacttgggttcaagctcctggctcctacTTGCAGgcagaatgcttcacaagtgatgaagcaatgctacagagttctctctccctcccttccccttccctctcgaattctgtctctatctaaaaacaaaaaacaaatatataggcatataaatatatatcaaatataGGAGGAAACCACTCAACAATATTGAAAGGGTTAAAAGGGCATTGTATGACTATAAAGCCAACAAAGTGTCACTGCACATCACCTGAATTTCCCAGAAACAAATGAGGGTAGTTACCCATGTGATCAAATCCAATTCCCATGATACAAGAATCAGTGGCATCAATAACCTGAATCTTGTATTTGTCCAGAGGCCCTGTTGGGAGGCTGTTGTAGTCCCTCTGCCACTTTTCCTGGCCTTGGTAGCGCACCATGGCCCCACAGCGCAGCAGCCACTCAGAGGCTGCCCTGTCAGGGCCAACATCTCTGATACGCTCATAATCCACTCTGTTGGCAAGAAAACAAAAGCAGTTAGTTTTTGGCATAATTACTAGCTTCTTAACTACCATCAGTGACATGAATACAAAATAATAAGAGCTTCTCATTTCAAATGACTGAAGAGGAAGAGATTAATAACCAtgtttaagggggaaaaaaggctggCCTGGGAATATAGTAaagtggttatggaaaaagacatTCTTGCCTGAGACAccccaggtcccaggtttcaaacctcagcactaccataaaccagaggtgagcagtgctctggttaaacacaATACAATGACTTTAGCTACTGctattgtttgtctttttttttcaagtgaacTGTCAACACATACACTGTTCATATGAGTTTTCAGACATACAAGTCCTCACTGACTTAACATATAACACAGTACTTGATAGCAGGAGATAATTGGTAATTGTGTACTAAAAAATGACTATGCCTAGTTATCATTTATATTAATGACAAAAGACTACAGAGGGAATAATTTTCAGTCTGTTCTGATTTATCTCATTAAGTGATATAATTAATTTCTACATACTCCTTTTACTTGGTTACCCTAGTTAATGTTAAATATAGCAATCAGTTTCAAAATATTTCTTAGCATACTATctactaactttaaaaaaaaactaaaatccaggggccaggtggtggcacacctggttgagtgcatgttacaatgttcaagggcccaggttcaagcccctggtacccacctgcagggggaaagcttcacaagtgatgaagcagggctgcaggtatgtctctgtctctccctttctatctgccccttccctctcaatttctggctgtctctatcctataaataagtatttttatttatcctataaataaataaaataaacaactcaAGTCCACTTGATTATATTCAAAAGGCTAACCATATTCCTTAAACTGtaggataggggccaggtggtagtgcacttggttgagcgcacatgttacagtgcacaaggactcaggtttgaggccctggtccccacctgcagggggaaaacttcatgagaggtgaagcagggctgcaggtatctatgtctctctctctctctatctcccccttccctctcaatttatggctgtatatatccaataaataataaagataacaataaaaaacaaaaataaataaaaaagaaactgtaggACAATATATTGTAAAATTATACTTACTAAGATTATCTGATTATAAAAAACATGTTAATTTTGGAGGAACTTAAATACATCAAGAagccaaataaaagaaaaatcactaaaatcCTGCAACCTAGATAATAACACATAtttgtaacttttttctttttaaaaaaatttttaaatatttattcccttttgttgcccttgttattttattgttgtagttattattattgttattgatatcatcattgttggataggacagagagaaatagagagaggaaggtaagacagaggggggagagaaagacacctgcagacctgcttcaccgcttgtgaagtgactcctctgcaggtggggagccaggggctcaaaccaggatccttatgccagtccttgcattttgtaacttttttctgtctttattaagGCTTGAGTTTGGTTAAGGgtaaatagttatgcaaagagactctcatgctttaggttccaaagcccaggttcagtcccctgcaccaccataaaccagagctaagcagtgctctggaaaaaaaaaaaaaaaggcttgagtttgttttgtttttttaaaaaaattagaatcatCTTGTATAGGGTATGCAAATACAGTTGAAATAATGAAATTATTTACTGTGACTTCATCAAGCTTCAAAGGTTTCCATGTTTCTTCACATGAGAGTGACTTACTTATTAAATACTGCATTCAGCCAGCTCCAGAAGTATCTAGAGTCACACAGCCATTGGAGTTTTTTTAAGTCACACAACTGCTGGGAAATTTTTCCAAATAGTAGCATGATCTAAACACACAAAACAATAGTCATTATTAGATCATCAGCTAGCAATCTGAGCCCTGTGCATATAGCAATTTACTTCACAACTTCAGTCAGTAAATCTGGTGCTGATAAAGCTGATGACTCACTTAATTCAAAAGTTGTTGAGCAAGTATCTACTCACTGTCTCTgttctcaggattttttttttttttttactaaactgATTATCTTTTTAATGATCCAGTAAGAAGTCATTACTTGAGATGGCAGTGTATTTTTGAGTGGGAGACCTTGAGGAAATGTGGGGAGTATTTTTCATTTGCTAGTTTTTGGCCAACCtccaacactctttttttttctttattggggggattagtggtttatagttgacagttaaatacagtagttggtacatgtgtaacatttatcagttatCCACATAACACCGTAACccccctacctaggtcctcctccactactatgttccaagacctgaacactttttacttgggtgcaatacaccaaacccagtccaagttctgctttgtgttttctcttctgttcttatttttcaggttCTAAGAGTGAGATTATCAGGATTTTTATtaaggggcagggagggaggaaggaagggaggtaagcagagagggaaggaagactaGAAGGgatgaagggaagaaggaaaaagacaaataagaacaaaagaagacagaagaaaaagCCAATCTGAGGTTAGACTAGATGGTCTGACTCCAGCCAACCTTAAGTTTCATTGTTCAACCCTCAACTGAAATCTGCTTATAGTGTTGCCATCTAGTGTTCCTTCATTTGGTGGACAAATGCATTTGTAGAAATCAGCTCTACTCCAAAATCATTTCCAGGGTCAAAAATGACAAACTGAAACCACAGAGGAATAATATGTAGGTAAGACAGGAAGAAGAGACATGAAAACAGAGCTTGCTATGACAAGAATATGGTTCACTAGAGCAACACGAAAGAAAAACTATGCAGGGACTGCTGGGGAAATTGAAGGCAATTAACTGCCTCTTTCACTCTtggttttctcatttgtaaaatgagatTATATGCTCAGATGATGTCCAGCAGTAACAGTCTATAACCATGAGTGGAAACTGAATCTCAATTTGATTAATCTCAATTCAAGTTTCTCTAACAGTGTACCAGGTGGGAGgtaaggaaataaagataaattaaatcTGGTCTCTGCTCTTAAGGAGCTATTACTTACTACTGGGTGGAGTGAAATAAAACAAGTTACCAaagagccagggaggtggctcagaggtaCAGTGTGAGGTCTTGAATGGAATCCCTGCATCACATACGAAAAACAAAGAGAACATCATAGATGACAGAGTGACACTTTGGTCCCTCTCATAtacccatgaaaaaaaaaacccaaaagctTCCAATTCTATTCTacagagtcagaaagggagaccacaaggtgaaacttggactgagggtggggtactgcaccaaagccAGAAGCTGTGGGGAAGGAATAGAAGAGGAGGGCTTGGAGAGGGAGTTGGGGCTTGAGGGTCAAtcttttatatatacacacatatacatatatatatatcttcccttttgttgcccttttttattgttgtagttattattgctattgttgctgtcatcgttggataggacagagagaaatggagagaggaggggaagacagagagggggagagaaagataagacacctgcagacctgcttcatcacttgtgaagcgactcccctgcaggtggggagctgggggctcaaaccgggatccttaacgccggtccttgtgctttgcaccatgtgcgcttaacccacttgcgctaccacccaactccccgagGTCAGTCTTTTAGAGATACCCGTAATGCAGATCTGGGAAATGGAGTCCATGTGTAGACActtatgctgtaaaccattaacctcctaataaaaCTGAGGGAAAAAAGTTACCAAGTAATTAAAATGCATTATTGAACCTAAAGAATATCTCCAAGAATTAAAATGAGGACAGGTAAAGATTTCAACAGATAAAAatatgaggaaaaaagaaaaagtcaggtgATTATTTAACCAAGGCAGGAAAGATTCAGGCAGTTATAGCTCAGCAGAGCATCTACATCGTTATGTGACTAAAGGTCCGGCATAATTAGGGAATTTGAActgcctccttctcccttttcttctttttaagatagagatggagaaaggggaggggaggggaaagaagagaaggagggggcaagagaggagagagaaaccacagtactgaagcttccttcaatgcagtgaggactGGCCTTGATACTGGGTTACAcagggcaaagtagcacactattcaagcaagctatttcactggtccatggacaatatatatatatatttttaaaaaatatatatttatttatttatttttccttttgttgcccttgttgtttttcattgttgtagttattgttgttattgctgttgctgttgttggataggacagagagacatggagagaggagggaagacagagagggagagggaaagacagacacctgcaggcctgcttcactgcctgtgaagcgactcccttgcaggtggggagccggggagcttaAACTGGTatacttatgctggttcttgcgctttgcgccacatgcgtttaacccactgtgcgacTGTCCAACTCCTCATGGACTATATTCTGCAGGCATTTGGTTGTCACAAGGTGCAATAGGTTTGGCACAGAGCACTGGCATTATTAGAGTTATACTTCACAGAGAGATAGCTAACAAGAGTCTCAACTACTTGAGGCCATGGAAAAGGTGGGGGAGAAAAATGGGAATGACATTACGGAGAGAACGCTGCCTGATTCAGTAAGGTGAGGTGCTGGGCCACTGTAAGATGATGCTATTAACAAAGTTcagtgttgggctggggagacagcatagtgattatgctaaTGACTTCCAggtttgagactctgaggtcccaggttcagtcccctgcaccaccataaaactaagctgagcagtactctagtcatCAGtgtgtctctcttattaaaactcaaaaaataagagcaggggagatatcataatggttatgcaaacagactcatgcctgaggctcttaggtcccaggctgaattccctgcaccactataagccagagttgagcagtgctgtggggaaaaaaaaaatccataaaatgtttaaaaacaaaacaaaactaagtaTCAGGAGGGTAGGGGTGGTGGGCCCCCTCatcccccagtttttttttatattctaagTTGAAGCCTGGTAGAACTTCTAAGAGAACCAACACTTTATTATTAAATCAGAGTAAGAAAATGTTTGAGCCGGAAAGAACTTAGATCACATAGGCCAAAGCTCTCTTTCAGAGATAAGGAAACTGGAATCCCGACATTGAATAACCTGCTTACACTAAGAAATAAAACCTTTCTGGAACAAGGTGGGGTATTAAGACACACATGTGTTTAGGAGGATTTGTTCAGTATTTCATGGCTCACTGGTAGCAAAAACTTAAACCTAGTTCTCTCTCTTACCAGTTCAGGGCACGTCCTCAGTCATTTGctggttccaggacttggggggggggggtaagaaacAGAAGAGGCTTTAGTAGGAGCCATCTCAGCGCTGAGAAAGTAATAGAAGGTGAGGAAGTGGAACAGGACCGATGATGCCCGAGGACAGAACCCTAGAACATTTATCATTAGTATGCTTTCCTTACTGCAAACTTCTCTCCCAGCCACCCCATCTCTTATTTTCAGCACTTTCAACCTTCTCTGTGGCCACCTCTACTTATACTATTGGTTGCCAACCTCATTTGCAAATCAGGATTTTCCAGTTTCAATTCATTTATTGTTACTCCTTACCCACTTCTCCCAATCCTGTCAGTGGAAatctttaaagttatttatttttaaataaagttatttaaaacaaaagattTCCACTGACAGGATTGGGAGAAGTgggtaaagttttaaaaatatttatttattcccttttgttgcccttgttttattatagtagttattattattgttgttgacgtccttgttggataggacagagagaaatggagagaggaggggaagacagagaaggggagagaaagacagacacctgcagacctgcttcacctcctgtgaagctactcccctgcaggtggggagctgggggctcgaactggaatccttatgccagtctttgtgctctgtgcctcatgcacttaacccactgcgctaccgcccgactcccagtggaaACCTTATAACCCTAAGATATCACTCAAATGGCATCTCCATCCATTTATTCATCCatttactcaataaatatttactgaatatcTGCTATACTTAGACAATGattatattaaaaacaacaaaggagacAGAACAATAAGTCGCGTATGATCATAGAATGTATAGCCCAAAATAGTAATGTATTGGCGGGAACCTGTGACATAGCTTACATGGTAAGGTGCCATGCTCCCAGCTGttttgaacccccccccccatcacaccATATGGGAATGCTACTCCATTGGGGGCAGCATGagagttttctctgtctctatctggaaaagtcaaccAGAGTGGAAGCCCTGGTATGCAAAACAGAAAGTCTTAGTGAAAAACACaaacgtaaataaataaatgtaacatgGTATCTTAATAGAGGCATGCATAAGTTCTGTGAGAGCCCAAATTAGAGAAtgaggtggggctgggcagtggtgcatgcggttaagtgcacacagaaccaagcacaaggacctgcacaaggatcctggtagaagcctccagctctccccacatgtaggggggtcgcttccgaAACAGTAAAACAAGTCTAcagatctttctccctatcttccccatctctctcaatttctttctgtcctatgcaaaaaattGTAAAACATTGctgcaggagtagtggatttgtagtgcaggcactgagccccagcgataaccctggagaccaaaaaaagagaaagaaagaaaaagaataagaaagaagaagaaggaggagacgaAGAGTGAGGGAGATGTTATACTAGAGGCATGAGATGGATCCTGTAGGATGACTAGGAGTTTCCAATtaggcagggaaaaaaaatcatactaaaaatcacactattcatttccatttttcttaGAATCCAGCACAATGCTACCTCCCTAAAGCaagtttaataaatatttgttaattgTCTACAACCATTGACACACTTTCATGGAGGAAGAGTAAAACATGTTATGAAGCAGGCAAATTAATATTCTGTGTAAGTTAATCATTTTTCACTTAATTTACTTTGGCTTACTTTGTAATTCAGTTTACAGGTGAAAGTTACTTCAGCTATGACCTCTAAAACCCAGTAGAGTTATATTTAAAGCCATTTAAACAAgggaaaaaagtttttatttggaaataaaagtggaaaataaACTCAAATAATCGTCTTTGAGAATACTTTTTTCTGAGGAAGAGGAGACATCTAGTGGTGAGTTAGTGGATTCAGTGGAAGAAGGGGGAACAGGAATTCTCAGCTGAGGAGGCTGGTGTCAAGAAATCAAAAGTCAGGGAGTCcgtcggtagtgcagtgggttaagtgcacgtggtgcgaagtgcaaggaccggcataaggttcctaGTTCAagcatccagctccccacctgcaggggagtcacttcacaggcagtgaagcaggtctgcaggtgtctatctttctcgccctctctctgtcttccctctctctatttctttctgtcctatcaaacaatgatgacatcaataacaacaataataactacaacagtaagacaagggcaataaaaggggataaataaataaatattaaaaaaagaagctcatGTTCAAAATCATGAGTCACTAATATGGACCCAGGTGTCCTCCCCATACAAAGTCTATAGCACATAATTCTGTATTAAACATAGTAGCAAATCAACTATATTCTGTTCATACACACATGTAACCAACCATCTGCACTACATACCTATTATAAtggttaacattaaaaaaaaagttggggtcaactaggaatatcaaaggagaccacctgggaccagaTCAAActaggactagaactacttcgggaacccaccaaatcaccagagcatccagagaccacaactctgcccagacctccagttcaacccagttgagaaacttctctaaagaacaaggaatatcaaatatcacctgagactgcaacaagaggagaccaggactactttgggaacccaccaaatcaccagtgagtgaaaacacctGTGGCTCATAGACAtcgaggagcctaaggagagattcctgtggCTAAAACCTGTATCTACTCCTGAGTGGCTCGTAACAATCTGGCAGtctgccagttgaggagccacctccagtctgttttaccaacaaaaagactgctgaagggaggagaggactccctcccctaagactcatcaaatacaactgtgagtctccatttgcaagtgccctcagaggctggagcagcagggaggaaaGGAAGCCCTATGCTGACATtgggaggcagagaactgaccagaaaaTTCAGGAGATATACACCCCAGAGAtcaagcctttccacattgttcccctgatgagaacatggtaaataattgcctcagaacctatagactataaatgagaattgtttagaaactcacagggcctagCAGTAATGCCCGGCttgctgaattgagcctggatctttggattcttggggtgtgggagtctctttgcataatcactgtgctatctctcccccaccctgctttatctattggtgaggagtgagtgattaaactaaaaaaccctacttataggtaaaaagccttcaggctcccataccctacatggaagaaaaagaacaaaagaggctttaacaaccACCGTGCTTCAAaacagggattgagataacattgaaacaactgttaatttccacaactgtgaactctttaagtatcttAACGAGactcaagtcaatccaggcaagagtgatcaatgtactgaaaagtactgagagaaggacctcataacacactatagtAATGTttaaatcctttatttatttctcctttagaaacattggagaaatgaaccatgacaaaagtccagataaaagcccctcaaaggtagaaacacagaagactgacatcaacatccaaatgctaactaaggaattagtcacaggagtgaggaaagagttttttctttcaagaattgttatcagaaatgcagaaataacaaatgagtctctgaaagaaagtactatcttgaggtaattagagagctgaaaattgaaatagctgagctaagagcacaactagctgaacaagctaatacaatatCAGAAAGGGTAACAAAGTATCACAATGATAGAAAacagcagagaggagagataatagaataaatgaggctgaaaacagaattagcaagattgagtacgaattagagaaaactaagaaagaagtaaaagctctcaaaaagagattaagatatactgaaaacaataacagagaaatatgggataacttcaaaagaaatcatATTTGCAGGAGTTGGGTGGAAGCACAGCaacttaagcacaggtggtgcaaaacgcaaggactggtgaaaggatcctggttcaagtcccgggctccccacctataggggagcctcttcaca
This DNA window, taken from Erinaceus europaeus chromosome 16, mEriEur2.1, whole genome shotgun sequence, encodes the following:
- the DMAC2L gene encoding ATP synthase subunit s, mitochondrial isoform X1, which codes for MLLFGKISQQLCDLKKLQWLCDSRYFWSWLNAVFNKVDYERIRDVGPDRAASEWLLRCGAMVRYQGQEKWQRDYNSLPTGPLDKYKIQVIDATDSCIMGIGFDHMGNYPHLFLGNSEGLKHVEKIRFCKCNYIEDDCLKRLSQFENLQKSMLEMEIISCGNVTDKGIIALHHLRNLKYLLLSDLPGIREKENLVKAFKTTLPALELKLELK
- the DMAC2L gene encoding ATP synthase subunit s, mitochondrial isoform X2, whose product is MLLFGKISQQLCDLKKLQWLCDSRYFWSWLNAVFNKVDYERIRDVGPDRAASEWLLRCGAMVRYQGQEKWQRDYNSLPTGPLDKYKIQVIDATDSCIMGIGFDHMGNYPHLFLGNSGLKHVEKIRFCKCNYIEDDCLKRLSQFENLQKSMLEMEIISCGNVTDKGIIALHHLRNLKYLLLSDLPGIREKENLVKAFKTTLPALELKLELK
- the DMAC2L gene encoding ATP synthase subunit s, mitochondrial isoform X3, whose amino-acid sequence is MLLFGKISQQLCDLKKLQWLCDSRYFWSWLNAVFNKVDYERIRDVGPDRAASEWLLRCGAMVRYQGQEKWQRDYNSLPTGPLDKYKIQVIDATDSCIMGIGFDHMEGLKHVEKIRFCKCNYIEDDCLKRLSQFENLQKSMLEMEIISCGNVTDKGIIALHHLRNLKYLLLSDLPGIREKENLVKAFKTTLPALELKLELK
- the DMAC2L gene encoding ATP synthase subunit s, mitochondrial isoform X4, with the protein product MLLFGKISQQLCDLKKLQWLCDSRYFWSWLNAVFNKVDYERIRDVGPDRAASEWLLRCGAMVRYQGQEKWQRDYNSLPTGPLDKYKIQVIDATDSCIMGIGFDHMGLKHVEKIRFCKCNYIEDDCLKRLSQFENLQKSMLEMEIISCGNVTDKGIIALHHLRNLKYLLLSDLPGIREKENLVKAFKTTLPALELKLELK